The genomic stretch CAAGCTATTACCTAAAGTTGAAAACACTGAAGACAGAGGTTTACTATACTGGGTTAATTTTCTGATAGAACTACGCGGAAAACCGCAAGAGGAAAAGAAAAAGCAAATACTGGCAGCATGGAGGGAGCTGGAAACATTTGAGCGTTTTGTCTTTAACAAATTGATAACAGGTGGGTTTAGAATGGGGGTGAGCCAAAAGCTTATGACCCGCGCCCTTTCCCAACATCTAGACAAGGATCCGGCTGAGATGGCCCACCGCCTGATGGGAAACTGGGACCCTGCAGCGGTTACTTTTTATGACTTGCTTTTGGATGATAGCGTGGAAGCAGATACTTCCAAACCTTATCCTTTCTTTTTGGCCTACCAGCTTGAAGATGGTCCCGAAAGTTTAGGGTCACCACATGATTGGTTTGCAGAATATAAATGGGATGGAATCCGCGGCCAATTGATTTTTAGAAATGGAGAAGTGTTTTTATGGAGCCGAGGTGAAGAACTCGTAACGGATCAATACCCTGAACTAAAAGAGGTAGTTGAACTTTTGCCTGAAGGCACCGTACTGGATGGAGAAGTGCTTGTGTATAAAGACGGGCAAATACAAGGATTCAGCCTTTTGCAAAAACGAATAGGGCGCAAAACAGTGGGTGCAAAAATGCTGAAGGATGCACCTGTGGTGTTGCGCTGCTATGATATTTTGGAATGGGAGGGAAGAGACTTGAGACATGAGACACAAGAGTTTAGACGGGAGATTTTGGAAAGAGTGTTTACTGGTTTGCCGGACAATAATCTGCTTCAGCTTTCGGAGCTCATTAACTTTAATAGTTGGGAAGAGTTGATCGCTTTACGCGAAGATGCCCGTAGCCAGTATAGTGAAGGACTTATGCTAAAAGCAAAAAAAGGGACCTATGGAGTGGGCCGGAAAAAAGGCGATTGGTGGAAATGGAAGGTGGACGCCCTCACCATAGATGCTGTGATGATATATGCGATGAGAGGTCATGGAAGAAGAGCAAATTTATACACCGACTACACTTTTGCTGTTTGGGATGGCGACAAGTTGGTTCCTTTTGCAAAAGCGTATTCAGGTCTTACTGATGAAGAATTTAATAAGGTAGACAGCTTTGTGAAGCGCAACACTTTGGAGCGCTTTGGCCCGGTGCGAAGTGTAAAGCCAGAATTGGTTTTTGAAATTGCCTTTGAAGGAATTCAAAAATCCACGCGTCATAAGTCAGGTATAGCCTTGCGCTTTCCACGTATGAAAAGGTGGAGAAAAGATAAACCTTCCAAAGAAGCTAATACACTTGCTGATTTACAGGAGATGCTCCGTTTATATGGGTAATAATGAATTGTATTTGACCAAGAGGATGTGCTTTTCCGGCTAAAATATCTGGAATAACTATATCTTTCCGCCTTAATTTAAAAGCTGAAAAGCATGCGCATAATTACCATCTTCATTTTTACACTTCTTGTAGCTACTGGTTGTGGTCCAAGCTCTAACCTTATGAGTTCATGGAGCGGGGAGAGCGAAGAAGCAAAAAAGTATCATAAGCTATACGTGATGGCTATGTTTCCCAATATGGAAACTCGCGTGGCGGTAGAAAATGCTATGGTAGATGCTTTGGTGGCAAAAGGCGTAAGAGCAATGGTGAGTTATGATGAGTTTCCAATGGCCGGAAAGGCAAAGGAACTTATGGGAATGGCTCGCGATAGTGCAATGCTTGAAAGTGTAAAGCAAAGTTTCAAAGAAAAAGTTATCAGAAAAGAGGCTGATGGTATTTTTATGATCAGTGCTTTTGATATACAAAAGACGAAAGAA from Owenweeksia hongkongensis DSM 17368 encodes the following:
- a CDS encoding ATP-dependent DNA ligase, giving the protein MKQFANLFMQLDQTNKTNTKVAALVDYFDKAPDEEKVWAIAIMSHRRPKRPVSTRDLREWCQEETGLPEWLFDETYHVVGDLAETIAKLLPKVENTEDRGLLYWVNFLIELRGKPQEEKKKQILAAWRELETFERFVFNKLITGGFRMGVSQKLMTRALSQHLDKDPAEMAHRLMGNWDPAAVTFYDLLLDDSVEADTSKPYPFFLAYQLEDGPESLGSPHDWFAEYKWDGIRGQLIFRNGEVFLWSRGEELVTDQYPELKEVVELLPEGTVLDGEVLVYKDGQIQGFSLLQKRIGRKTVGAKMLKDAPVVLRCYDILEWEGRDLRHETQEFRREILERVFTGLPDNNLLQLSELINFNSWEELIALREDARSQYSEGLMLKAKKGTYGVGRKKGDWWKWKVDALTIDAVMIYAMRGHGRRANLYTDYTFAVWDGDKLVPFAKAYSGLTDEEFNKVDSFVKRNTLERFGPVRSVKPELVFEIAFEGIQKSTRHKSGIALRFPRMKRWRKDKPSKEANTLADLQEMLRLYG